One genomic segment of Labeo rohita strain BAU-BD-2019 chromosome 14, IGBB_LRoh.1.0, whole genome shotgun sequence includes these proteins:
- the fut11 gene encoding alpha-(1,3)-fucosyltransferase 11, whose translation MALCLWLIVVAPVCSWGQRPVDTADSVVFQPQSALTDMEFASVSTYRGPGNTDPRPNNKLPILLWWSSNLFPHFPGDTERVDCAHSSCLVTSNRKVQLYRRTASIVFYGTDFRAYEAPLPRLSHQTWALFHEESPMNNYLLSHNVGIRLFNYTATFRRESDYPLTLQWLPSLDYLLKPTAVPLQEKNRWRQAGLAPVLYMQSHCDVPSDRDRYVQELMKYIEIDSYGKCLNNKPLPDYLEDTSTATGEDRRFMSFVSRYKFHLALENGLCPDYMTEKLWRPMHQGCVPIYRGSSSVADWLANNHSAILIDDFSSPRELAEFIKALDQDDAEYSRYLEYKTPSKITNLRLLEGLESREWGVNDMSKPNYLNGFECFVCDRENERLAAEKAHRKNPKQNLSPQPKMANSSHMGCPLPSPGYGPVEHIDPNDGWLQMWPQDYWQSLDQAEGLESLIRHNVSDPSLLWQHIQSIAVRRARGR comes from the exons ATGGCGCTTTGCCTATGGCTTATTGTGGTGGCCCCAGTATGTTCCTGGGGACAGAGGCCAGTGGACACAGCGGACAGTGTTGTTTTCCAGCCCCAGAGTGCGCTCACTGACATGGAGTTTGCCAGTGTGAGCACATACCGTGGTCCTGGAAACACTGACCCTCGGCCCAATAATAAGCTTCCCATCCTTCTTTGGTGGAGCTCCAATCTGTTTCCACACTTCCCAGGAGATACAGAACGTGTGGACTGTGCCCACTCATCCTGTCTAGTCACAAGCAACCGCAAAGTCCAGCTGTATCGCCGCACGGCATCCATTGTTTTCTATGGCACAGACTTCCGGGCGTACGAGGCTCCACTGCCACGTTTATCCCATCAAACCTGGGCGCTTTTCCATGAAGAGTCGCCCATGAATAATTATCTTCTCTCTCACAATGTTGGAATCAGGCTGTTTAACTACACAGCCACGTTCAGGAGGGAGTCGGACTATCCATTGACACTGCAGTGGTTACCCTCTCTGGATTATCTTCTGAAACCAACGGCAGTCCCTCTGCAGGAGAAGAACCGCTGGAGACAGGCCGGTCTGGCCCCTGTGCTCTACATGCAGTCCCACTGTGATGTGCCTTCAGACCGGGATCGCTATGTTCAAGAGCTGATGAAATATATCGAG ATTGACTCATATGGGAAGTGCCTTAATAACAAACCCCTGCCTGATTATCTGGAGGACACCAGCACAGCCACTGGTGAAGACAGGCGCTTCATGAGTTTCGTCAGCCGTTATAAGTTCCACCTGGCCCTGGAGAACGGCCTGTGCCCCGACTACATGACGGAGAAGCTGTGGCGGCCCATGCACCAGGGCTGTGTGCCCATTTACAGGGGTTCATCATCAGTGGCCGATTGGCTGGCAAACAATCATTCCGCTATCCTTATTGATGATTTTTCCTCTCCACGGGAGCTGGCGGAGTTCATAAAGGCTCTGGACCAAGACGACGCAGAGTATTCACGCTATCTGGAGTACAAAACGCCGAGCAAGATCACTAACCTGCGTCTGCTGGAGGGCCTGGAGAGCAGAGAGTGGGGCGTCAATGACATGAGTAAACCAAACTACCTGAATGGGTTtgagtgttttgtgtgtgaCCGAGAGAACGAACGCCTGGCAGCAGAGAAAGCACACAGGAAGAACCCAAAACAGAACCTGTCGCCTCAACCAAAGATGGCCAACAGCTCACACATGGGCTGCCCGCTGCCCAGTCCTGGATATGGACCCGTGGAACACATTGACCCAAATGATGG CTGGCTTCAGATGTGGCCGCAGGACTACTGGCAGAGTCTGGATCAAGCAGAGGGTTTGGAGTCACTCATCAGACACAATGTGTCAGATCCGTCATTACTTTGGCAGCATATACAGAGTATTGCTGTGAGGAGAGCCAGAGGCCGATGA
- the rab9b gene encoding ras-related protein Rab-9B, which produces MSGKSLLLKVILLGDGGVGKSSLMNRYVTDRFDSQSFHTIGVEFLNRDLEIDGRLVTLQIWDTAGQERFKSLRTPFYRGADCCLLTFAVDDLQSFQNLGCWKKEFMYYSDVRDPERFPFVVLGNKVDKEEREVGEDEARAWCEENGCCPYFETSAKDDTNVGAAFEAAVREVLASEDPIDHTLLSSSIDLHGNRKVARSSCC; this is translated from the coding sequence ATGAGCGGGAAGAGCCTCTTATTGAAGGTCATTCTCCTGGGGGATGGCGGCGTGGGCAAAAGTTCCCTCATGAACCGCTACGTGACCGACCGTTTTGACTCGCAGTCTTTCCATACCATCGGTGTAGAGTTCCTCAACCGTGACCTGGAAATCGACGGTCGGCTGGTCACCCTGCAGATCTGGGACACGGCGGGCCAGGAGCGCTTCAAGAGCCTGCGCACACCCTTCTACCGCGGGGCGGACTGCTGCCTGCTCACGTTTGCCGTGGACGACCTGCAGAGCTTCCAGAACCTGGGCTGCTGGAAGAAGGAGTTCATGTATTACTCAGACGTACGAGACCCAGAGCGCTTCCCCTTTGTGGTGCTGGGAAACAAGGTGGACAAGGAAGAGCGTGAGGTCGGTGAGGATGAGGCCAGGGCATGGTGTGAGGAAAACGGCTGCTGTCCGTACTTCGAGACCAGCGCCAAGGACGACACGAACGTGGGGGCTGCTTTCGAGGCTGCCGTTCGGGAAGTTCTAGCCAGCGAGGACCCCATTGACCACACCCTGCTGAGCAGCTCCATTGATCTCCATGGAAATCGTAAAGTGGCTCGCTCGTCCTGCTGTTGA